A part of Mycolicibacterium sp. TUM20985 genomic DNA contains:
- a CDS encoding TetR/AcrR family transcriptional regulator produces MPPSNEASRPKLTSRGAATRNRIVVAAAELMHVQGVAATTVDEVLAASATSKSQFYQHFDDKTDLVYDVITVRADEILSWQRLRLEKVDSFRGIYQWRDAMVQRCSLRRGLWGCELGSLAAELADSDDKARVALAAHFAEWRAILAAALERMRDSGLLRAEIDAPALATGLLAALEGGYLLSQTAHDPRLMQTALDSAIEYIKTFRLAGSTA; encoded by the coding sequence ATGCCGCCCTCCAACGAAGCGTCGCGGCCCAAGCTGACGTCGCGTGGCGCCGCGACGCGCAACCGGATCGTGGTCGCAGCCGCCGAGCTGATGCACGTGCAGGGCGTCGCGGCGACGACCGTCGACGAAGTACTGGCCGCCAGCGCGACCAGCAAGTCGCAGTTCTATCAGCACTTCGACGACAAGACGGACCTCGTCTACGACGTCATCACCGTTCGCGCCGACGAGATCCTGTCGTGGCAGCGGCTGCGGCTGGAGAAGGTGGACTCGTTCCGCGGGATCTACCAGTGGCGGGATGCGATGGTGCAGCGGTGCTCGCTGCGACGCGGTTTGTGGGGCTGTGAACTCGGGTCGCTGGCAGCTGAGCTCGCGGATAGCGACGACAAGGCTCGCGTGGCGTTGGCCGCGCACTTCGCCGAGTGGCGGGCCATCCTGGCGGCGGCCTTGGAGAGGATGCGCGACAGCGGCCTGCTGCGAGCCGAGATCGATGCGCCGGCGTTGGCCACCGGATTGCTGGCGGCTCTGGAGGGCGGATACCTGTTGTCTCAGACCGCGCACGATCCGAGGTTGATGCAGACCGCACTGGACTCGGCGATCGAGTACATCAAGACATTCCGGCTGGCCGGGTCGACGGCCTGA
- a CDS encoding S1C family serine protease codes for MTSHQRHPQHSGPYTHQQPHDWRYAQQLPPYGPHHQPSSAITAPMATLTKPRRRSRMGAVIAGAAAVAVVSAGAGAVALTSQHDRSAATGLANAMATAPSQLPATPPPATLPQGSVEQVAAKVVPSVVKLQIDMGGGQSEEGSGVVLDSDGLILTNNHVVAALNSAPTGDAVQVAPSGQEVPRPTAMRATVTLSDGRTAPFSVVGADPSSDIAVVRAQGLSSLTPIALGSSKDLKVGQNVVAVGSPLGLQGTVTTGIVSALNRPVSTGGEGQDQNAVLDAIQTDAAINPGNSGGALVNMNGELIGVNSAIASLGGGGNASGAQSGSIGLGFAIPVDQAKRIANELVSTGTATHASLGVQLGQDASAPGAAIAEVVDGGPAATAGLPSGVVVTKVDDRVVDGPEALVAAVRSKAPGEQVTLTYLDPSGAAQTAQVTLGTAQR; via the coding sequence ATGACGAGTCACCAACGCCATCCGCAACACTCGGGCCCCTACACCCACCAGCAGCCCCACGACTGGCGCTATGCGCAACAGCTGCCCCCTTACGGCCCTCACCATCAGCCATCGTCGGCGATCACCGCCCCCATGGCGACACTCACCAAGCCGCGGAGGCGATCCCGCATGGGCGCCGTGATCGCGGGCGCTGCCGCCGTCGCCGTCGTATCCGCAGGAGCCGGGGCGGTCGCACTGACCAGCCAGCACGATCGCTCGGCCGCCACGGGTCTCGCCAACGCAATGGCAACGGCACCAAGCCAATTGCCGGCCACCCCGCCTCCGGCCACCCTTCCCCAGGGTTCCGTCGAACAGGTCGCCGCCAAGGTGGTACCCAGCGTGGTGAAGCTTCAGATCGACATGGGCGGCGGTCAGAGCGAAGAGGGCTCCGGCGTCGTCCTCGACTCCGACGGTTTGATCCTGACCAACAACCACGTCGTCGCCGCGTTGAACTCGGCTCCGACCGGCGACGCGGTGCAGGTGGCGCCGAGCGGCCAGGAGGTCCCCCGCCCGACGGCCATGCGCGCCACCGTGACCCTGTCCGACGGCCGCACCGCCCCATTCAGCGTCGTCGGCGCCGATCCCTCCAGTGACATCGCCGTCGTTCGCGCGCAGGGCCTTTCGTCACTCACCCCGATCGCGTTGGGATCGTCGAAGGACCTCAAGGTCGGTCAGAACGTCGTCGCGGTGGGCTCACCGCTGGGCCTGCAGGGCACGGTCACGACCGGCATCGTCAGCGCCCTGAATCGTCCCGTGTCCACCGGCGGTGAGGGACAGGACCAGAATGCCGTGCTCGACGCGATCCAGACCGACGCCGCCATCAACCCCGGCAACTCCGGGGGCGCACTGGTGAACATGAACGGTGAACTGATCGGAGTGAACTCCGCCATCGCCTCCCTGGGTGGCGGTGGCAACGCCTCCGGCGCGCAGAGCGGTTCGATCGGGCTCGGCTTCGCCATACCGGTCGATCAGGCCAAGCGCATCGCCAATGAATTGGTGTCCACGGGAACGGCGACGCATGCGTCGCTGGGTGTTCAGCTTGGCCAGGACGCCAGTGCGCCCGGCGCCGCGATCGCCGAGGTGGTCGACGGAGGACCCGCCGCCACGGCAGGCCTACCGAGTGGCGTGGTGGTGACGAAGGTGGACGATCGCGTCGTCGATGGGCCCGAGGCACTGGTGGCCGCCGTGCGGTCGAAGGCCCCTGGCGAGCAGGTGACGCTGACATACCTGGACCCGTCGGGTGCGGCGCAAACCGCCCAGGTGACGTTGGGCACGGCGCAGCGGTAG
- a CDS encoding ROK family transcriptional regulator produces MSPDQRSAAQQRWFGAAQLIGLVRGEPGITRASAAQRLGIGTGGAADLVARLRRARLLDETPAPATRRGRPTAVLGAHPSGPLVLAADLRAGDWRLAIASLDGQPRVVAQAPNHGNGPARLLSDMRDAITAVHQEEPERIGAVAVSVAGTVSDARLGQFTTRGWTDVDPSVLTADLPGGVPLLVGNDATLAGLAEARTGAARGATTALHLLVAVGLGGTLVVDGEPVTGAHGAAGEYGHVPFGNRKLLCPCGARGCWDLDIDGRALARELGEQPPADPVGYAYEVLARPFGARRRQALESVAEALGAGIGGLVNLHDPEVVTLGGLAVPLRAAAPQAFDDGYRDGLMAFRKSSAPPVRDGIHGDDGPIRGAAALALDHVTTEAALDDWASRVS; encoded by the coding sequence ATGTCCCCCGACCAACGATCTGCAGCGCAGCAGCGATGGTTCGGTGCCGCGCAGTTGATCGGGCTGGTGCGGGGCGAACCAGGGATCACCCGCGCCTCGGCCGCTCAACGGCTCGGCATCGGCACCGGTGGCGCCGCCGACCTGGTCGCCCGCCTGCGCAGGGCGCGTCTCCTCGACGAGACCCCGGCCCCCGCCACGCGCCGGGGCAGGCCCACGGCGGTGCTCGGCGCCCATCCGAGCGGTCCGCTAGTCCTCGCGGCCGATCTCCGTGCGGGGGACTGGAGGTTGGCGATCGCGAGCCTCGACGGTCAGCCACGCGTCGTGGCGCAGGCGCCCAACCACGGCAACGGTCCCGCCCGCCTGCTGTCGGACATGCGCGACGCGATCACAGCCGTCCACCAGGAGGAGCCCGAGCGGATCGGCGCGGTGGCGGTCTCCGTGGCCGGCACGGTCAGCGATGCCCGCCTGGGGCAGTTCACCACTCGCGGCTGGACGGACGTCGACCCATCGGTGTTGACCGCGGATCTGCCCGGTGGCGTGCCCCTGCTGGTCGGCAACGACGCCACCCTGGCCGGCCTCGCCGAGGCTCGCACAGGTGCCGCACGAGGCGCGACTACGGCGCTGCACCTGCTCGTCGCGGTCGGGCTGGGCGGCACGCTGGTGGTCGACGGCGAGCCCGTGACGGGTGCCCACGGTGCCGCGGGAGAGTACGGTCACGTGCCGTTCGGCAACCGGAAGCTGTTGTGTCCGTGCGGTGCTCGCGGCTGCTGGGATCTCGACATCGACGGCCGCGCGCTGGCCCGCGAGCTTGGCGAACAACCCCCCGCGGACCCGGTCGGCTACGCGTACGAGGTGCTGGCCCGGCCGTTCGGGGCACGGCGGCGGCAGGCGCTCGAATCGGTGGCCGAGGCGCTCGGCGCGGGCATCGGTGGGCTGGTGAACCTGCACGATCCCGAGGTCGTCACGCTGGGAGGCCTGGCCGTACCGCTACGCGCGGCGGCGCCGCAGGCCTTCGACGACGGATACCGGGACGGGCTGATGGCATTCCGCAAGTCGTCGGCACCCCCGGTGCGGGACGGCATCCACGGTGACGACGGTCCCATCCGCGGTGCAGCCGCCTTGGCACTCGATCACGTGACCACCGAGGCCGCACTCGACGACTGGGCCTCGCGCGTCAGCTGA
- a CDS encoding MFS transporter has translation MPHGGLRTHLPGLSCLALASCLAVTTEMLPIGLLPAIGQSFHVGDSVTGLLVGLYAVMVAALAVPLTLATARFGRKPLLLTTLLCYAMSNLMVAVAPTFAVLAGGRVVGGVTHALFFSLCIGYVPRLITGPQVGRALALAAGGATAGFVLGVPLSTSLGTALGWRVPFAVLAGLSVLTLALVARVLPRVSNDEQPRSADEDRSGRTQLAAVVSANALTYLGHFTVYTYVSLLFLTAGVGPTLIGPLLLLCGACGVAGLVYAAKALDHRPRRTTIITLAIVIAALLALGGGMPALIPVIAAAALWNGAFGAVPSIFQTCAVRTRAVPPELAGAWVNATANFGIAGGAAIGAGLLPVIGIGGLPWVSAALVGTGLAVALAARRGFPARP, from the coding sequence GTGCCGCATGGCGGTCTGCGAACCCACCTGCCGGGTCTGTCGTGTCTAGCCCTGGCCTCCTGCCTGGCGGTCACGACCGAGATGTTGCCCATCGGGCTGCTCCCGGCCATCGGTCAGTCGTTTCACGTCGGCGATTCCGTGACCGGACTCCTCGTCGGCCTCTACGCCGTCATGGTCGCCGCACTCGCCGTTCCACTGACCCTGGCCACCGCCAGATTCGGCCGAAAGCCGCTGCTGTTGACCACCCTGCTGTGCTACGCGATGAGCAATCTGATGGTCGCCGTCGCTCCGACCTTCGCCGTGCTGGCCGGCGGCCGGGTGGTCGGCGGGGTGACCCACGCGCTGTTCTTCTCCCTCTGCATCGGCTACGTGCCCCGGCTGATCACGGGCCCGCAGGTCGGTCGTGCACTCGCGCTGGCGGCGGGCGGTGCCACGGCGGGTTTCGTCCTCGGGGTGCCGCTCTCCACGTCGCTCGGCACGGCACTTGGATGGCGGGTGCCGTTCGCCGTGCTCGCCGGCCTGTCCGTCCTGACCCTCGCGCTGGTCGCCAGGGTGTTGCCGCGGGTCTCCAACGACGAGCAACCACGATCGGCCGACGAAGATCGCAGTGGCAGAACCCAACTCGCCGCGGTGGTGTCCGCCAACGCCCTCACCTACCTCGGCCACTTCACCGTGTACACGTACGTGAGCCTGCTGTTCCTCACCGCAGGCGTCGGCCCGACGCTCATCGGCCCCCTCCTGCTGCTGTGCGGCGCCTGCGGGGTAGCCGGACTCGTCTATGCCGCAAAGGCATTGGATCACCGGCCGCGTCGCACCACGATCATTACCCTGGCGATCGTCATCGCGGCGCTGCTGGCGCTGGGCGGTGGCATGCCCGCGCTGATCCCCGTCATCGCCGCGGCGGCATTGTGGAACGGCGCGTTCGGCGCTGTGCCCTCGATCTTCCAGACCTGCGCGGTGCGCACTCGCGCCGTACCGCCCGAACTCGCCGGGGCATGGGTCAACGCGACCGCCAACTTCGGCATCGCGGGTGGGGCGGCGATCGGTGCCGGGCTGCTCCCCGTCATCGGCATCGGCGGACTGCCATGGGTCAGCGCGGCGCTCGTCGGCACGGGACTCGCCGTGGCCCTTGCAGCGCGCCGTGGGTTTCCGGCACGCCCCTAG
- a CDS encoding YciI family protein gives MAKYLLLKHYRRSSAPDAVAVPGADWSAAGVPMDQWTPAEIDAHMQYMRDFAAKLEQSGEFVDAQALSAEGTFVRYDGPGRPPVTDGPFAETKDLIAGWMVIDVDGYQRALDLAGELSAAPGKDGQPIYEWLEIRPFLTGPPTVTE, from the coding sequence ATGGCCAAGTACCTGTTGCTCAAGCACTACCGCCGTTCCAGCGCCCCCGACGCCGTCGCGGTTCCCGGTGCCGATTGGTCGGCGGCGGGCGTCCCCATGGATCAGTGGACGCCGGCGGAGATCGACGCCCACATGCAGTACATGCGCGACTTCGCCGCGAAGCTCGAGCAGAGCGGCGAGTTCGTCGATGCGCAGGCGCTATCCGCCGAGGGCACCTTCGTCCGCTATGACGGCCCGGGCCGCCCGCCCGTCACCGACGGGCCGTTCGCCGAGACGAAGGATCTGATCGCTGGCTGGATGGTCATCGACGTCGACGGCTACCAGCGTGCTCTGGACCTCGCCGGCGAGCTGTCCGCCGCGCCCGGCAAGGACGGCCAGCCGATCTACGAGTGGCTGGAGATCAGGCCGTTCCTCACCGGACCGCCCACGGTCACCGAGTGA
- a CDS encoding RNA polymerase sigma factor: MTAEPGDGLLRELVPAVLSVLVRRGADFATAEDAVQEALIAAIHSWPSQPPDDPKGWLVTVAWRKFLDLARADAARRGREERLVAEPARGPTESADDTLELYFLCAHPSLTSASAVALTLRAVGGLTTRQIAAAYLVPEPTMGQRISRAKRAVSDLRFDQPGDLGTVLTTLYLVFNEGYSGDVDLAAEAIRLTRRLAAAADDSEVSGLLAPMLLHHARRAARTRADGSLVTLAEQDRGRWDVELIAEGVELLQAALVRDALGPYQAQAAIAALHADARSVDETDWVQIVEWYDELLARTDTAVVRLNRAVAVGQADGAHAGLVALADVDPTVPRFRAAAAFLHERDGDLVTAARMYAEAASDAGNIAERDHLTRQAARIHQVLRTR; encoded by the coding sequence GTGACCGCCGAGCCGGGTGACGGCCTTCTGCGGGAACTGGTCCCCGCCGTACTGAGCGTCCTCGTCCGTCGCGGAGCTGACTTCGCGACGGCCGAGGACGCGGTGCAGGAGGCCTTGATCGCGGCGATCCACAGCTGGCCCAGCCAGCCGCCGGACGATCCGAAGGGCTGGCTCGTCACCGTGGCGTGGCGCAAGTTCCTGGATCTAGCCCGCGCCGATGCCGCCCGGCGCGGGCGGGAGGAGCGCCTCGTCGCAGAGCCCGCGCGGGGTCCGACCGAGAGTGCCGACGACACACTCGAGCTGTACTTCCTGTGCGCCCATCCGTCGCTGACGTCGGCATCGGCGGTGGCCCTCACCCTCCGCGCAGTAGGTGGTCTCACCACGCGGCAGATCGCGGCTGCCTACCTCGTTCCCGAACCGACCATGGGGCAGCGGATCAGCCGCGCGAAGCGAGCCGTCTCCGACCTCCGCTTCGACCAGCCGGGCGATCTGGGCACCGTGCTCACCACGTTGTACCTGGTATTCAACGAGGGTTACTCGGGTGACGTCGACCTCGCCGCCGAGGCCATCCGACTCACCAGACGATTGGCGGCCGCCGCCGACGACAGCGAGGTGAGCGGACTGCTCGCGCCGATGCTGCTGCACCACGCCCGGCGTGCTGCCCGCACCCGCGCGGATGGCAGCCTGGTCACGCTCGCCGAGCAGGACCGCGGTCGCTGGGATGTCGAGCTGATCGCCGAAGGAGTCGAACTGCTGCAGGCGGCACTCGTCCGCGACGCGCTCGGCCCCTATCAGGCACAGGCGGCGATCGCTGCGCTCCATGCCGACGCCCGCTCGGTCGATGAAACCGACTGGGTGCAGATCGTGGAGTGGTACGACGAACTGCTCGCTCGCACCGACACCGCGGTGGTGCGGCTCAACCGTGCCGTCGCGGTCGGTCAGGCGGACGGGGCCCATGCCGGACTCGTCGCTCTCGCCGACGTGGACCCGACTGTGCCCCGCTTCCGCGCGGCGGCCGCTTTCTTGCACGAGCGAGACGGGGACCTCGTCACCGCGGCCAGGATGTACGCCGAGGCAGCCTCCGATGCCGGCAACATCGCCGAACGCGACCACCTCACCCGCCAGGCCGCCCGTATCCACCAAGTCCTGCGTACTCGATAG
- a CDS encoding NUDIX hydrolase, protein MTITYDEALRARIQRHLASHRRREVTDPTKRRAAVAVVLVDSDLGEDRVDPAPVDDWIDGRPMGAGLDGRMVDVSGGASFLLCRRASRLRTHAAQWALPGGRLDEGETAVQAALRELDEELGIALADAAVLGLLDDYPTRSGYVITPVVVWGGGRLDVRPAPDEVVAAYRVGLHQLQREDSPRFIAIPESPRPVVQIPLGNDLIHAPTGAVLLQLRWWCLEGRHDPVDELEQPVFAWR, encoded by the coding sequence GTGACCATCACCTACGACGAGGCGTTGCGCGCACGGATCCAGCGACATCTGGCGAGTCACCGCCGTCGTGAGGTCACCGACCCGACGAAGCGGCGCGCCGCCGTGGCGGTCGTCCTCGTCGACTCCGATCTCGGCGAGGACAGGGTGGACCCGGCGCCCGTGGATGACTGGATCGACGGTCGACCGATGGGGGCGGGCCTCGACGGACGCATGGTCGACGTCTCCGGTGGTGCATCATTCTTGTTGTGCCGCCGAGCATCTCGACTCCGGACTCATGCGGCCCAGTGGGCGCTGCCCGGCGGGCGGCTGGACGAGGGCGAGACCGCCGTGCAGGCCGCGCTTCGGGAACTCGACGAAGAGCTCGGGATCGCGCTGGCCGATGCGGCCGTGCTCGGCCTGCTCGACGACTACCCGACCCGGTCCGGTTACGTCATCACGCCGGTGGTCGTCTGGGGTGGCGGGCGACTCGACGTCCGGCCCGCACCCGACGAGGTGGTGGCCGCCTACCGGGTGGGCCTGCACCAACTGCAACGCGAGGACTCGCCGCGGTTCATCGCCATCCCGGAGAGCCCTCGACCCGTCGTGCAGATTCCCTTGGGCAACGACCTGATCCACGCGCCGACGGGCGCGGTTCTTCTGCAACTGCGCTGGTGGTGCCTCGAAGGGCGCCACGACCCGGTCGACGAACTCGAGCAACCGGTCTTCGCCTGGAGGTAG
- a CDS encoding LLM class F420-dependent oxidoreductase: MRFGISTFVTDGGIDTVSLARGIEERGFESLVIAEHTHIPASRESAYPMGGELPSIYYRTLDPFVTLAAAAAVTTKIELFTGIALLIQRDPIITAKEAASIDLLSGGRFVFGVGAGWNIEELRDHGTDPKTRGALLDERIEAIKALWTTEPAEYHGKYVDFDSSYLRPKPIRQPHPPVYIGGDSGATVKRVIRHEAGWIANPLPAEHLAKRIGQMRDGSGHDVPLAQFGTPANPDYWRAVDDLGFDQVALLLPTKPRDESLRLLDEYATKVEQYRS; encoded by the coding sequence ATGAGATTCGGCATATCCACCTTCGTCACCGATGGCGGCATCGACACCGTGTCACTGGCTCGCGGCATCGAGGAGCGGGGCTTCGAATCGCTGGTGATCGCCGAGCACACGCACATCCCGGCGAGCCGGGAGTCGGCGTATCCGATGGGCGGCGAGCTGCCGTCGATCTACTACCGGACTCTCGATCCGTTCGTCACGCTCGCCGCAGCCGCGGCCGTGACCACGAAGATCGAACTGTTCACCGGCATCGCACTGCTCATCCAGCGCGACCCGATCATCACCGCGAAGGAGGCCGCGAGCATCGACCTCCTCTCCGGCGGTCGTTTCGTGTTCGGCGTGGGCGCCGGGTGGAACATCGAGGAGCTGCGCGACCACGGCACCGACCCAAAGACCCGCGGCGCGCTGCTCGACGAGCGCATCGAGGCCATCAAGGCGCTGTGGACGACCGAACCCGCCGAGTACCACGGCAAGTACGTCGACTTCGATTCGTCCTACCTCCGTCCCAAGCCGATCCGGCAACCGCATCCGCCCGTCTACATCGGCGGTGACTCCGGCGCGACCGTCAAGCGCGTGATCCGGCACGAGGCCGGCTGGATTGCCAACCCGTTGCCCGCCGAGCACCTGGCCAAGCGCATCGGTCAGATGCGCGACGGCTCCGGTCACGACGTCCCGCTGGCGCAGTTCGGCACGCCGGCGAACCCGGACTACTGGCGCGCCGTCGATGATCTGGGCTTCGACCAGGTGGCGCTGCTGCTGCCCACCAAGCCGCGCGACGAGTCCCTGCGGCTGCTCGACGAGTACGCCACGAAGGTGGAGCAGTACCGCAGCTAG
- a CDS encoding glycoside hydrolase 5 family protein, which translates to MVEDRVVRRRTALKVPLLLAGGAAVTRTPRAVAAGGGRWPADRAANWYRAQRWLVGANYIPSNAVNQLEMFQPGTYDPRRIDAELSMARRLGFNSVRVFLHDLLWTQDRRGFLRRLMQFVTIAARHAIKPLFVLFDSCWDPHPKPGPQRPPVPGVHNSRWVQSPGAAGLGDPGYAAVLQEYVTGLLTQFRNDERILGWDLWNEPDNPASVYRRVERADKVELVADLLPRVFQWARAVDPVQPLTSGVWQGAWADPRRRSEIAGIQLDNSDVITFHSYADPAGFEARIAELTPLQRPIVCTEYLARTLGSSVEGILPTARRHGVGAFNWGLVAGKTQTYLPWDSWDRPNPAPPTWFSDLLNIDGRPYRDDEIRAIRRLNPLLRAK; encoded by the coding sequence GGTGCCGCCGTCACCAGGACACCGCGCGCCGTCGCCGCGGGTGGGGGGCGGTGGCCGGCCGATCGGGCTGCCAACTGGTATCGCGCGCAGCGATGGCTGGTGGGTGCCAACTACATCCCGTCGAACGCGGTCAACCAGCTCGAGATGTTCCAGCCCGGGACCTACGATCCTCGTCGCATCGATGCCGAACTGAGCATGGCGCGACGCCTGGGCTTCAACTCGGTGCGCGTCTTCCTGCACGATCTGCTGTGGACCCAGGATCGCCGGGGCTTCCTCCGGCGTCTGATGCAGTTCGTCACCATCGCGGCGCGGCACGCCATCAAACCGTTGTTCGTCCTCTTCGACTCCTGCTGGGATCCGCATCCCAAGCCGGGTCCCCAGCGCCCGCCGGTCCCCGGTGTGCACAACTCCAGGTGGGTGCAGAGTCCCGGCGCCGCGGGTCTCGGCGACCCTGGCTACGCTGCCGTCCTGCAGGAGTACGTCACCGGCCTCTTGACGCAGTTCCGGAACGACGAACGCATCCTGGGTTGGGATCTGTGGAACGAGCCCGACAACCCCGCGTCCGTCTATCGCCGGGTGGAGCGGGCGGACAAGGTGGAACTCGTCGCCGATCTGCTCCCCAGGGTGTTCCAGTGGGCGCGGGCAGTCGATCCCGTCCAGCCGTTGACCAGCGGCGTGTGGCAGGGCGCCTGGGCGGATCCGCGGCGTCGCAGCGAGATCGCCGGCATCCAGCTCGACAACTCCGACGTGATCACCTTCCACTCCTATGCCGACCCCGCGGGTTTCGAGGCCAGGATCGCCGAACTGACACCTCTGCAACGGCCCATCGTCTGCACCGAGTACCTGGCGCGCACACTGGGGAGCAGCGTCGAGGGGATCTTGCCGACCGCTCGGCGACACGGCGTCGGTGCGTTCAACTGGGGGCTGGTGGCGGGGAAGACCCAGACGTATCTGCCCTGGGATTCGTGGGATCGCCCGAACCCCGCCCCGCCGACGTGGTTCAGCGATCTGCTGAACATCGACGGACGGCCGTACCGGGACGACGAGATTCGTGCCATCCGGCGGCTGAACCCCTTGCTCAGGGCGAAGTAG